A region of Mesorhizobium sp. AR02 DNA encodes the following proteins:
- a CDS encoding dimethylamine monooxygenase subunit DmmA family protein, translating into MAAKTIISRPIYGTLSPQPGKHHLFVADAEGALAILDMARVAPPGFFDGAEIVFIPGPDGKHVAALEALKPAQFHQAPSFASLLPRLKQTLSNAHMGLRLYLAGTEGLIGQAMQVALEAGIDHTSMQTEHRGSLARRMQCVHCKGITENVTTQPATCSHCGLLLLVRDHYSRRLAAFQGVCINAEDRSEIPPMEEASP; encoded by the coding sequence ATGGCAGCCAAGACCATCATCAGCCGGCCCATCTACGGAACCCTGTCTCCGCAGCCCGGTAAGCACCATCTTTTCGTGGCGGATGCGGAAGGCGCGCTGGCCATCCTTGACATGGCCAGGGTGGCTCCGCCTGGTTTCTTCGACGGGGCTGAGATCGTCTTCATTCCCGGTCCCGACGGCAAGCATGTCGCAGCTCTCGAAGCGCTGAAGCCGGCGCAGTTTCATCAGGCGCCGTCCTTCGCCAGCCTGCTGCCGCGCCTGAAGCAGACGCTGAGCAACGCGCATATGGGCTTGCGCCTCTACCTTGCCGGCACCGAAGGTCTGATCGGGCAGGCGATGCAGGTGGCGCTCGAAGCCGGCATAGACCACACCTCGATGCAGACAGAACATCGCGGCTCGCTGGCGCGGCGCATGCAATGCGTGCACTGCAAGGGCATCACCGAGAACGTGACGACACAGCCGGCCACCTGTTCGCATTGCGGCCTGCTGCTTCTGGTGCGCGATCATTATTCCCGGCGCCTCGCTGCCTTCCAGGGTGT